A window of Mesomycoplasma lagogenitalium contains these coding sequences:
- a CDS encoding DpnII family type II restriction endonuclease, with translation MNNLKQDEKLKLFIHTLLETNRDYDFYINWNNIDYYNEFKQELEWLNILIKNDDFDNQFSILLKNKPSIVKTFPLLFALGKKERDELVKKSKKFKLINSDDEFYFSENLENSTLTEKQISKYLIFFKKMGLKNLFMNFINSSVLDYVIGVLVGLDTNGRKNRSGINFESLCSNVIESICKKYDIFIKKQKNLKN, from the coding sequence ATGAACAATTTAAAGCAAGATGAAAAATTAAAACTTTTTATCCATACTCTTTTAGAAACGAATCGAGATTATGATTTTTATATCAACTGAAATAACATTGATTATTATAATGAATTCAAACAAGAATTAGAATGGTTAAATATATTAATAAAAAATGACGATTTTGATAATCAATTTTCAATTTTATTAAAAAATAAACCATCAATTGTAAAAACTTTTCCCTTACTTTTTGCGCTTGGGAAAAAAGAAAGGGATGAATTGGTAAAAAAATCAAAAAAATTTAAATTAATTAATTCAGATGATGAATTTTACTTTTCAGAAAATTTAGAAAATTCCACTTTAACAGAAAAACAAATTAGCAAATACTTAATTTTTTTCAAAAAAATGGGTCTAAAAAATTTATTTATGAACTTTATAAATTCTAGTGTTTTAGATTATGTTATAGGAGTTCTTGTGGGGTTGGACACAAATGGAAGAAAAAATAGAAGCGGTATAAATTTTGAATCACTTTGTTCAAATGTTATTGAATCCATTTGCAAAAAATATGATATTTTTATAAAAAAACAAAAAAATTTAAAGAATTAA
- a CDS encoding DpnII family type II restriction endonuclease: MQKIWYFYKKTKKFKELNNLKFSINEDILNRKADFILIKNNKIINIEVNYFFSSGSKPEEIVDSYINRKNDLKQNNIEFILISDGLCWNNEFKSQLNKVFKYIDLMNFYMASNGYLEDIIKTYLDIK; encoded by the coding sequence TTGCAAAAAATATGATATTTTTATAAAAAAACAAAAAAATTTAAAGAATTAAATAACTTAAAGTTTAGTATAAATGAAGATATTTTAAATAGAAAAGCAGATTTTATTTTAATAAAAAATAATAAAATTATTAATATTGAAGTTAATTATTTCTTTTCTTCTGGTTCTAAGCCAGAAGAAATTGTTGATAGTTATATAAATAGAAAAAATGATTTAAAACAAAATAATATCGAATTTATTTTAATTTCAGATGGTTTATGTTGAAATAACGAATTTAAAAGTCAACTTAATAAAGTTTTTAAATACATAGATTTAATGAATTTTTATATGGCTAGCAACGGTTATTTAGAAGATATTATAAAAACATATTTGGATATAAAATAA
- a CDS encoding thymidine kinase — MYKKFSEGMIEVITGPMFSGKSEELLKRIRILEYANIKTLVIKPNFDTRFSENEIISRSGAKISTHSVSSADEIRELFKKKNYKAVAIDEVHFFNKDVLTLINELADDGIRVIVSGLDLDYLRRPFGIMPYLLSMAETITKLQAVCVRCKNAASTSFRKVNSRNLKMLGDIEEYEARCRSCHIKGEFTKMQEVTKMEEAKKNVD, encoded by the coding sequence ATGTATAAAAAATTTTCCGAAGGAATGATAGAAGTGATTACAGGTCCTATGTTTTCGGGTAAAAGCGAAGAATTATTAAAAAGAATAAGAATTCTTGAGTATGCAAATATTAAAACTTTAGTTATTAAACCAAATTTTGATACTCGTTTTTCAGAAAATGAAATTATTTCCAGATCAGGTGCTAAAATTTCGACTCATAGTGTTTCTAGTGCTGATGAAATACGAGAATTATTTAAAAAGAAAAATTATAAGGCTGTTGCTATTGATGAGGTTCATTTTTTTAACAAGGATGTTTTAACTTTAATAAACGAACTGGCTGATGACGGTATTAGAGTAATTGTTAGTGGATTGGACTTAGATTATTTAAGAAGACCTTTTGGGATTATGCCTTATCTTCTATCTATGGCTGAAACTATTACAAAATTACAAGCAGTTTGCGTTAGATGTAAAAATGCAGCTTCAACTAGTTTTAGAAAAGTTAATAGTCGAAATTTAAAAATGTTAGGCGATATTGAAGAGTACGAAGCTAGATGCCGTTCTTGTCATATAAAAGGAGAATTTACTAAAATGCAAGAAGTGACTAAAATGGAAGAAGCGAAAAAGAATGTTGATTAA
- a CDS encoding HinT-interacting membrane complex protein P80, with protein MSKENIFKKIARMNSKNKSKKKDTNKTPEQIKKAKTIRYSLFGLGFVSLSAIAIGVPIGFANVKKVVIDKRDDNSLLVSFSSPDGKDVDLTMKELLDSVKVPSVLNKEKMEEAKKTLVKYLYQEEYEASKLFKEAWDKSYVEGKTSSNSIFNPNFKSYEEVQNEQKNKLEDQRRQYQKNYGYENWESEFNKFLTTNAQFGGATTFEKAVEHLTYTTIQAKALSRFTPEFSTAFLAKDVKNRVLSEDVKDKNGNIVFAKGERLFKDIIILDDSSDKGNSATNAFLPNIDKKENAQKTPKELAKIAEDYRVSAFLTKSYVKEYMNANNVVNKFYFSENAILKDQFYFYDISQLTINATQNQTNAQSFWKIAKNDLKELLKYSVTELNENNTTKTVKTHLELIENFKGASSDDKNQNVNDKILLDSINSSVNKSNAQFLGQKGLRNLSQIFSGEDASYALAFVNDVYSAKEANNIFSQTLFTKIKEKIFKNGNEILLPESSSLANKSLSEITELNRKLSEFIDKLSDGDLNLVGDAFKETFGETSTNGQPNSYKISTIYKLSENNFVVYSSKGLNIVTKNEINTFDKLQNILKKELQLNANNQNDSSFKSRLQVSQLFDQLKEDQFVLKELLTNDKFKNKLLEENQANATQEAKDEYLNTLNKNIDNAVNSYSLNKILEINKKVEPYLETVRKNNLNADYKFSDSLNQWVIVNKETKSDIETIFEALQKHYGIKK; from the coding sequence ATGTCAAAAGAAAACATATTTAAAAAAATTGCTAGAATGAATTCTAAAAATAAAAGTAAGAAAAAAGACACAAATAAAACACCTGAACAAATTAAAAAGGCTAAAACTATTAGATATTCGCTTTTTGGTTTAGGTTTTGTTTCTTTATCTGCAATTGCAATAGGAGTTCCAATTGGTTTTGCAAATGTTAAAAAAGTTGTAATTGATAAAAGAGATGATAATAGCTTATTAGTTTCTTTTTCGTCACCTGATGGTAAGGATGTTGATCTTACAATGAAAGAACTTTTAGATAGTGTTAAAGTTCCTTCAGTTTTAAATAAGGAAAAAATGGAAGAAGCTAAAAAAACACTTGTAAAATATTTATATCAAGAGGAATACGAAGCTTCAAAATTATTTAAAGAAGCTTGAGATAAATCGTATGTTGAAGGTAAAACTAGCTCAAATTCAATTTTTAATCCAAATTTTAAAAGTTATGAAGAAGTTCAAAATGAACAAAAAAATAAATTAGAAGATCAAAGAAGACAATATCAAAAAAACTACGGTTATGAAAATTGAGAATCGGAATTTAATAAATTTTTAACTACAAATGCTCAATTTGGTGGAGCAACAACTTTTGAAAAAGCGGTAGAACATTTAACATATACAACAATTCAAGCAAAAGCTTTATCAAGATTTACTCCTGAATTTTCAACAGCATTTTTAGCAAAAGATGTTAAAAATCGTGTATTATCGGAAGATGTAAAAGATAAAAATGGAAATATAGTGTTTGCTAAAGGCGAAAGATTATTTAAAGATATAATCATTTTAGATGATTCATCAGATAAAGGTAATAGTGCTACAAATGCTTTTTTACCTAATATTGACAAAAAAGAAAATGCACAAAAAACTCCTAAAGAATTAGCAAAAATCGCTGAAGATTATCGTGTTTCTGCTTTTTTAACAAAATCCTACGTTAAAGAATATATGAATGCAAATAATGTTGTTAATAAATTTTACTTTTCCGAAAATGCAATTTTAAAAGACCAGTTTTATTTTTACGACATTTCACAATTAACAATTAATGCAACACAAAATCAAACAAATGCTCAGTCATTTTGAAAAATTGCTAAAAACGATTTAAAAGAACTTTTAAAATATTCAGTAACTGAATTAAATGAAAATAATACTACTAAAACTGTTAAAACACATTTAGAGTTAATTGAAAATTTCAAAGGAGCATCTTCAGATGATAAAAATCAAAATGTTAATGATAAAATCCTTTTAGATTCTATTAATTCTTCAGTGAATAAAAGTAATGCACAATTTTTAGGACAAAAAGGGTTAAGAAACTTATCGCAAATTTTTAGCGGCGAAGATGCATCTTATGCACTTGCATTTGTAAACGACGTTTATAGCGCAAAAGAAGCGAATAACATTTTTTCACAAACTTTATTTACAAAAATAAAAGAGAAAATTTTTAAAAATGGTAATGAAATTTTATTACCAGAAAGCAGTTCATTAGCTAATAAATCACTTTCTGAAATAACAGAATTAAACAGAAAACTTTCTGAATTTATTGATAAATTAAGTGATGGGGATTTAAATTTAGTTGGTGATGCATTTAAAGAAACATTTGGCGAAACATCAACAAACGGACAACCTAATTCATATAAAATTAGTACAATTTACAAATTAAGTGAAAATAATTTTGTTGTTTATTCATCAAAAGGTTTAAATATAGTCACAAAAAATGAAATCAACACTTTTGATAAGTTGCAAAATATATTGAAAAAAGAATTGCAGTTAAATGCTAATAATCAAAATGATTCATCATTTAAATCGAGATTACAAGTTTCACAATTATTTGATCAATTAAAAGAAGATCAGTTTGTATTGAAAGAATTATTAACAAATGATAAGTTTAAAAATAAACTTCTAGAAGAAAATCAAGCAAATGCAACACAAGAAGCTAAAGATGAATATTTAAACACATTAAATAAAAATATTGATAATGCAGTTAATTCATATTCATTAAATAAAATATTAGAAATAAATAAAAAAGTTGAACCATATTTAGAAACAGTTAGAAAAAATAATTTAAATGCCGACTATAAATTTAGTGATTCATTAAATCAATGAGTAATTGTCAATAAAGAAACAAAATCTGATATAGAAACAATTTTCGAAGCTTTACAAAAACATTATGGAATTAAAAAATAA
- a CDS encoding HinT-interacting membrane complex lipoprotein P60, whose amino-acid sequence MKKIKNKKLILSSLIISSFTLPVAISCSNNYSVNSSEKIKEDDFLKSQEVKSFIESKYVENILIQKVFKITSQSLTFEIDNNQGEFYKKAKEAFDFYQKQEIRKNPSFTVKLFSDLTSKNQLTGEEINVLKSDIGPKQEFGEQSFKILYKNPYSGIKATVDKMLLVSNFLINLDTKEIKDSKRFKDSIADSNTNYNKKTIYQNINPESKDFFLKVLLLEKQPGQIWKYETSDANYLTVVKLLKIKDATSFNSLINKQELNSDLTAQIKDFELLGVNDSLNVKDLYAYKGILYNQGSNVKGDFNYNVDALKKQAKIESGFVDEKTRLIYSSDDLSSSENWKDKKILALTLKDSFDKNKNKFQLSKDDLEIKEANSHSNVTYTIERILPSETNQEKMVDVLVKMSLANGNNKSNYYYWVNVDWTNAQSVKYTPTIAENGQDLNEQFLSEIPVLNEDSTKVSATYFNKIVPLYDEEVVKNENDKTTKKVYFSLNNTPWNSDEQKQKLAYSLYLADSTSLYNDVKSFYEDLGFKISYKDEVLNQKTDNANNSKDGKK is encoded by the coding sequence ATGAAAAAAATCAAAAATAAAAAATTAATACTATCTTCTTTAATAATTAGTTCTTTTACCTTGCCAGTGGCAATTTCTTGTTCAAACAATTATTCTGTTAATAGTTCAGAAAAAATAAAAGAAGATGATTTTTTAAAATCTCAAGAAGTTAAATCGTTTATTGAATCTAAATATGTTGAAAATATTTTAATACAAAAAGTATTTAAAATTACTTCACAGTCATTAACATTTGAAATTGATAACAATCAAGGCGAATTTTATAAAAAAGCAAAAGAGGCATTTGATTTTTATCAAAAGCAAGAAATTAGAAAAAATCCTTCATTTACTGTTAAATTATTTTCAGATTTAACTTCTAAAAATCAACTAACTGGCGAAGAAATTAATGTTTTAAAATCAGATATTGGACCTAAGCAAGAATTTGGTGAACAATCTTTTAAAATACTTTATAAAAATCCTTATTCAGGAATTAAAGCAACAGTTGATAAAATGCTTTTAGTCTCAAACTTTTTAATTAATTTAGATACTAAAGAGATTAAAGATTCTAAAAGATTTAAAGATTCTATTGCCGATTCTAATACAAATTACAACAAAAAAACAATCTATCAAAATATAAATCCAGAAAGCAAAGATTTTTTTCTAAAAGTTTTATTATTAGAAAAGCAACCGGGACAAATATGGAAATATGAAACTAGCGATGCAAATTATTTAACAGTAGTAAAATTGTTAAAAATTAAAGATGCTACATCATTTAATTCTTTAATTAATAAACAAGAATTAAATTCTGATTTAACTGCTCAAATCAAAGATTTTGAGTTATTAGGTGTTAATGATTCTTTAAATGTAAAAGATTTATATGCATATAAAGGAATTTTGTATAATCAAGGTTCAAATGTTAAAGGTGATTTTAACTACAATGTTGATGCATTAAAAAAACAGGCAAAAATTGAAAGCGGTTTTGTTGATGAAAAAACAAGGTTAATTTATTCATCAGATGATTTATCTTCTTCAGAAAACTGGAAAGATAAAAAAATTTTGGCTTTAACTTTAAAAGATTCTTTTGATAAAAATAAAAACAAGTTTCAATTATCTAAAGATGATTTAGAAATTAAAGAAGCAAATTCGCACTCTAATGTAACTTACACAATAGAAAGAATTTTACCTTCAGAAACAAATCAAGAGAAAATGGTTGATGTTTTAGTTAAAATGTCGCTAGCAAATGGAAATAATAAATCAAATTACTATTATTGAGTTAATGTCGATTGAACAAATGCTCAATCAGTTAAATACACACCAACAATTGCAGAAAATGGTCAAGATTTAAATGAACAATTTTTATCAGAAATTCCTGTATTAAATGAAGATTCAACTAAAGTTTCAGCCACATATTTTAATAAAATAGTTCCATTATATGATGAAGAAGTTGTAAAAAATGAAAATGATAAAACTACTAAAAAAGTTTATTTTTCATTAAATAATACCCCTTGAAATTCAGATGAACAAAAACAAAAATTAGCATATTCATTATATTTAGCAGATTCTACTTCTTTATATAATGATGTAAAAAGTTTTTATGAAGATCTAGGATTTAAAATTTCATATAAAGACGAAGTTTTAAATCAAAAAACAGATAATGCAAATAACTCTAAGGATGGTAAAAAATAG
- the hinT gene encoding histidine triad protein HinT translates to MVDKLFLKIINRELPADILYEDDKVIAFLDIKPVRKGHFLVIPKNYSRNLISIKEDDFIYLMTKSRELALEQIKKLNVKGFQLIVNNEPEAKQVVFHTHVHIIPSDK, encoded by the coding sequence ATAGTGGATAAATTATTTTTGAAAATAATTAACAGAGAACTTCCTGCAGATATTTTGTATGAAGATGATAAAGTAATTGCTTTTTTAGATATTAAACCAGTTCGAAAAGGGCACTTTTTAGTTATCCCTAAAAACTATTCTAGAAATTTAATTTCAATTAAAGAAGATGATTTTATTTATTTAATGACAAAATCAAGAGAGCTTGCTTTAGAACAAATTAAAAAACTTAATGTCAAGGGATTCCAATTAATTGTAAATAACGAACCAGAAGCAAAACAAGTAGTTTTTCACACCCATGTTCACATCATTCCTAGTGATAAATAA
- a CDS encoding TM2 domain-containing protein, whose protein sequence is MERGQLINSVIKKVVKKDRTLVEVALKKMTTEELMLFKKTVDAKFKKPSVALLLGIINLDRFYLKESQAFLKFITFGGFLVWTILDLFTVRKRTRILNSEMLVRELSLFQFATKI, encoded by the coding sequence ATGGAAAGAGGACAGTTAATAAATTCCGTAATAAAAAAAGTTGTTAAAAAAGATAGAACTTTAGTAGAAGTGGCTTTAAAAAAGATGACCACAGAAGAACTAATGTTATTTAAAAAAACAGTTGATGCTAAATTTAAAAAACCTTCTGTGGCACTTTTATTAGGAATAATAAATCTTGACAGATTCTATTTAAAAGAAAGCCAAGCATTTTTAAAATTTATTACATTTGGTGGTTTTCTAGTTTGAACTATTTTAGATCTGTTTACCGTAAGAAAAAGAACTAGAATACTAAATAGCGAAATGCTTGTAAGAGAATTATCACTATTTCAATTCGCTACAAAAATTTAA